A stretch of the Nicotiana tabacum cultivar K326 chromosome 6, ASM71507v2, whole genome shotgun sequence genome encodes the following:
- the LOC142181782 gene encoding uncharacterized protein LOC142181782: MDPTDKEKTSFIIDRGTYYYKVMPFGLKNAGATYQDCIEKVESIEWTDECQQALKDIKSYLSNLSLLAKPKDGERLLIYLDVSEVAVLADFVEDFSTSLVHEAEKGLQVFIGSKPVTWTLFTDGSSNVKGACLGIVLIPQSGEIIRQAIKCYTIITNEVEYEALIAGLEIARELGIEQIVIKSDSQLGENTEANALANLASVTEVTNAENAIVIHLFHSILDQVKNEYVILPEDKKKSQVLHQKAAWYCLIRGNLFRKMFGGPLAWCLGPSQTEYVMREVHERHCGNRAGGRSLHKEKIREVKGQLARSVSGSIVDLLNNYRTSTGETPFSLHYGTEALIPVEIGEPSMRYTHAIEEANEEEMQVSLDLLEERREVALIRMAAQKQMIERCYNRKANLWYFKIGDFVPKKVFRSTTMANVGKLSPNWEGPYKARGIAGKGAYELETMDGSILPSHWNTVHLKK; encoded by the exons atgGATCCTACAGATaaagaaaaaacttcctttatcatAGACAGAGGGACTTACTATTACAaagtcatgccttttggtctaAAAAATGCTGGAGCCACATACCAAGATTG TATTGAAAAAGTAGAATCAAttgaatggactgatgaatgccaaCAAGCCCTCAAGGACATAAAATCATATCTTTCAAATCTGTCTTTGCTAGCCAAACCGAAAGACGGGGAAAGGCTGCTTATCTACCTTGATGTGTCAGAAGTGGCG GTTTTAGCAGATTTCGTAGAAGATTTTAGCACAAGTTTAGTTCATGAAGCAGAAAAGGGATTACAAGTATTTATTGGATCTAAACCAGTGACTTGGACTTTATTTACTGATGGTTCCTCGAATGTAAAAGGAGCATGCTTAGGTATTGTCCTAATTCCACAATCAGGAGAAATCATAAGACAAGCAATAAAATGTTATACTATCATTACTAATGAagtagagtatgaagctttgattgcaggtcTGGAAATAGCACGAGAACTTGGCATAGAACAGATTGTAATCAAAAGTGATTCGCAGCTT GGAGAGAATACAGAGGCAAATGCGTTGGCCAATCTCGCATCTGTTACGGAAgtaacaaatgcagaaaatgctattgtaatacatttgtttcattcgaTACTTGATCAAGTCaagaacgag TACGTAATCTTGCCCGAAGACAAGAAAAAGTCACAGGTACTTCACCAAAAAGCTGCCTGGTATTGCTTAATTCGTGGAAACTTATTCCGAAAGATGTTTGGTGGACCTTTAGCATGGTGCCTTGGTCCTTCACAAACAGAATATGTAATGAGGGAAGTACACGAAAGGCACTGTGGCAATCGTGCTGGGGGAAGATCATTG CATAAAGAAAAGATTAGAGAAGTCAAAGGGCAATTGGCCAGAAGTGTTAGTGGGAGTATTGTGGACTTATTAAACAACTACAGAACAAGTACGGGCGAGACTCCATTTTCACTCCACTATGGCACTGAAGCCCTAATTCCTgttgaaataggtgaaccaaGCATGAGATACACACATGCTATTGAGGAAGCAAATGAAGAAGAAATGCAGGTAAGTCTGGATTTATTAGAGGAAAGGAGGGAAGTTGCGCTAATAAGGATGGCGGCTCAAAAGCAGATGATTGAACGATGTTACAACAGGAAAGCAAATCTGTGGTACTTCAAGATTGGAGACTTCGTCCCCAAAAAGGTGTTTCGGTCAACGACAATGGCTAATGTGGGTAAGTtaagtccaaattgggaaggcccTTACAAGGCTCGAGGCATCGCTGGAAAAGGGGCGTATGAGCTGGAAACCATGGATGGCAGCATACTACCATCACATTGGAACACTGTTCATTTGAAGAAGTAA